A window of Verrucomicrobiia bacterium genomic DNA:
ATCACACCACATATCTTGCTTTGTTCTCGGCGAAAGTTGTCCCTATAGTGCAACGCCCACGCCTTACCGCTTACGAAAGAGTTGCCATCACCGGGTAGAATTGGGGCAAAGCTGAAACGCTGAAGGCTAATGGAATGCAAAGGGGTCGCATGTGGGCGCTGCGAGAAGCGTCGATTCCTTGCGAGCTGAAAACGGCTCAGGAAAACGCGCCTAACGATCAAAAGCGGGATCGTTTTCGGAGCATCTGTCTGCGATCAAACGAGATGCCTTGGTGACAGGAGACACACGGTAGGTTGCTTAAGCTGTGAAATGTACAAAAATCAGATGTGACACGGGGCGCAGAGTCTCTGCGCGCAGGCGAGGTGTCCGGAGGTGCTGGTCATTCTGTTCCGTTGCGTTTAACGCGCCAGACTTTACCGGCATTCCGTGATGCAACCTTCCGTGCAGCTGGCGCCGGACGGTGATCGCAGAAAAGGTTCACTGCAACCCTCTCACCTTTTAGAGATGCGCGGCTATTCAAATTTCCATTCGTCGAGGTTCATCAGCGGCTTGTCATCGCCGAAGAATTTCAGATACAGATCGTGCACACCTCTGGCGCGCGTGATTCTGCAGGATTGAGTCTCCCATTTGTCCAGGGCGCCCGTGGAGTTGACCTTGAGCGTGCCGATTGGAGTGCCCGTTTCACTGTCGAGACGGAGAACAATAGTTGCGCCCTCTTCCACAGTCGCCACGCTCGCGAGAAAATTAGTCGCGCCCCGGTCGCCAAAGTCGACGCCTTTGATCTTGATGTATGCGCCGTTCTCGGTTGCGTTCACGTAAACACCCGCCTTGCCCAACCGCGGGGTTGTCTTGATTCCTCGCGAATAGCAGATCGTCGCGGCTTCAACTTGCGCGTAAGGATTGAAAGCGCCGACCTGCGCAACGCCTTCGTCGTTCCACCACGGAAGCTTCGGAATCGTCCCGTCAGAATTGTAAGTCATTTCGGCGACGCAGACCGAACGCCGTTCGCGCTTCACAGGCGCAATCTCCCAGTTGAGCTTGTAATGAAATCCGAAAATGTAGGACTTGCCTTTGAACTCGATGATGCCCGGATGATTCCCGTCGGACAACCTGTTGGGATCCATGATTTGTCCCGTGAATGGCCACGGTCCCGTTGGACTATCGCTCATGGAATAGCCGATGCCTTCCGGGCAGCAGGTGGAGGCGTAAGCCATGTAATAATGGCCGTTTCGCTTGTAGAACCACGGGCCTTCCTGGTAGTTCCTTGGCTTCACGGATGACTTCACCACTTCGCCGGAATACGAAATCATGTCCTCATTGAGCTTCACGTAATAGAGATTTGGATTGCCCCAATACAGGTAGGCCTGGCCGTCATCATCGATGAACACCGTTGGGTCAATGTCTTCTCGGCTGTTCGAGATCAACGGCTTTCCGATCGCATCCACAAACGGCCCTGTGGGACTGTCTGAAACCGCCACGCCAATCGACATGGTGCCATTCCGCTTCTGGGCTGCGGTGCTGAAGAAATAGAATTTCCCGTTCCGGAAGATGCATTGCGACGCCCAGGCGCTGTTCTTCACGGCCCAACTGAATGTCTCGGTGGAAATCACCGCCCCCCGATCCGTCCAATTCACCATGTCGGTTGAAGTGAAACATTTCCAATCGAACATCTTGAATCCCGTGGCGTCGTCTTCGTCATGGCCGGTGTACAGATAAACCACGCCGTCGTGCACCAGGGGCGCAGGATCGGCGGTAAAGGACGTTTGCACGATTGGGTTGTCGCCCCGGCATGTCGTTCCGAACATGGCGCTGGAAGCGACCAGCATTGCCGCGGTTGGTTTCCAAATTCTCGTAATCATGAGCCTCTGCATCGCTGGTTAATCGGGTTCTGTCAGGCGCGAATCATCGGAATCCCTTGGTTGTATCGAATGAAGGCTGGATCGTTCCGTCTGATCCGAAACAAAAACGCGGGATAACAGGGAACAAAATGAACGCTTCCCGGCGGATTGCAGGATGCGGGACGGACTGTTCTTCTTCATATTGCCGAAACCAAGCATTTCACCCTGCCGGACGAGCGGGCAACTGTGTGCAACCTGCGGACATCTCGGTGCCAACCGCGATCATGCGCAAAACAGGAACGAGGACGAATAGGCTAAACGTCATATTGTTGTTTATATTGGCGCGAATCGAGACCGTAGAACGCGCGCGCGGCGCCGCGCAGGCGTGTGACACCGTCCGAACTTCTAATCCTCAGCGGTCTCTCCTAAATGCAATGGGGTCGCGTCTAAAGAGTGGACAAATGAGAATTGATGTCCGAGAGCAGCCAAGTGCAGGTGAGAATGTAAAACATTTAGACGCGACCCCATTGCGTTTTTTGGTCCGGAGCGCCAGAGGTTCGTTGCGAAGCTTCAGAAGCAATTGTCAACGTTTTAGATGCGACCCCATTGCGCGTTTTTTGGAATATGTGGTTCAACGCCTGAACAAACGAAAGGCACAACGAGAAGCGAACAGTTCAGGTGACGTCCGACTGTAAACCGATGCCGATACTGCGAAGATGCACTTGGTTCAAGCAGCACGGGAGTTAGCTGTATCGAGGGCTGACGAGTTCGACGTACATGGCCGAACGAACGCACTTCGGAAAGTCGGAGCGAATGCGATCCTTTCAAGGGAAGGCAAAGTGGCTTCTCCTTGGCATATTTCCTCATAGAACCACTCGGCACCACAGACGAGCAAGGCGACCAACTGCGCAAGGATTTATCCTGAGGCGGTTTGTAGCCGGTCAACGTTTAATTCCACCAGTGAGAGCATAGCACTTAAAATCTACCACCGCAGACCAGCAGTATTTTCAGACTCAGCCCAGGAAAAGAACAAATTACGCATCGATCGCGGCTGAAATGCTTTTCAAAGCCAACTGAGATTCTTCGATTGCTAGACGTTCTACGGC
This region includes:
- a CDS encoding glycoside hydrolase family 43 protein, with the translated sequence MITRIWKPTAAMLVASSAMFGTTCRGDNPIVQTSFTADPAPLVHDGVVYLYTGHDEDDATGFKMFDWKCFTSTDMVNWTDRGAVISTETFSWAVKNSAWASQCIFRNGKFYFFSTAAQKRNGTMSIGVAVSDSPTGPFVDAIGKPLISNSREDIDPTVFIDDDGQAYLYWGNPNLYYVKLNEDMISYSGEVVKSSVKPRNYQEGPWFYKRNGHYYMAYASTCCPEGIGYSMSDSPTGPWPFTGQIMDPNRLSDGNHPGIIEFKGKSYIFGFHYKLNWEIAPVKRERRSVCVAEMTYNSDGTIPKLPWWNDEGVAQVGAFNPYAQVEAATICYSRGIKTTPRLGKAGVYVNATENGAYIKIKGVDFGDRGATNFLASVATVEEGATIVLRLDSETGTPIGTLKVNSTGALDKWETQSCRITRARGVHDLYLKFFGDDKPLMNLDEWKFE